Part of the Candidatus Sulfotelmatobacter sp. genome is shown below.
AGATAGCGCTTGGCCTTCTGGTCTTTCTTGCGCAGCACACCATCGGCCGAGGTGAACTCGGTCATAATCAGCCCGCATCCGCCCAGGTTGCGGATGAACCGGCGGAACACGGTGTCGGTAACGCCGGCCATCGGCGCGAGGACGGTAGCTGGCGCAATCGTGACACCCCCGATCGAAACCTCTGCGGGAACGAGCTTCTGTAGTGCGGTCTGGCGGACAAAAGTGTGCGCCTCACACGAACCCGAGTTGTCCCAAAACTTCTTCACGGATCTAATTCTAACCTGCCCATGCAAAACAAAGCCCCTGCCAAAGCAGGGGCTGAATTTCTTTGATCCGCAAGAATCCGTGCAAATCCGTGGCGAAGGGGTTTAGCTTTTCGCCGGAGTTGCCTTCGCGTACTTGCGGCGGAACCGCTCCACGCGTCCGGCCGTGTCCATCAGCTTCGACTTGCCCGTGAAGAAGGGATGGCAGTTCGAGCAGATTTCCACGCCGATATCGCCCTTATGCGTCGACCGCGTCATAAATGTGTTGCCGCATGCGCAATGCACGCGCACTTCGTTGTAAGCGGGATGAATGGCTGCTTTCATGTTGATTCCAACCTCGATTCAGACCATTAGATTCTACCGGATTGCGCTTGGATTCAGCAAACAAAAGCTCTCAGCCATCAGCTCTCAGCGAAACCCCTTTCGTTCTAGCTGAGAGCTGAAAGCTGACAGCTTTCTCGTTTTAGCTGAGAGCTGATAGCTGACAGCTTTCTTAGAATCGAAACAAATAGCTCGCCTTCACGAAAAACTGTTTACTGTCGTTGAGGTAGCCAGTCCCGCGAGGAAACACGCCTATTCCCGGTTGTACATCCAGGTTTTGCAGGTCACTGTTATAGCCAATATAGATCGCAGTCCCCGGATGCACTAGATATGTAATTAAAAAGTCGGCATTGAGCTCCTTCTGAGTGGGCAAATAGGTATACGGCGATCCCAAGGCCGGCGCCCCAGCCAGCAGCCCGTTGTATTGCAGAATCACGCGCACGGAAAGTTGTGGAGTGAACTGCCAGTTCACTTTGCTGCGCAAAATGTGGTCATTGAAGATTCCCCGCCCGGCGCCAGGAAATTGCGACTGGCTGAACAGGTAGGTAGCATTGTTCGCTCGCAGCCGTTCGAATAAATAGCTGTTCTCAATTTTCAGCGGCTTCATCGGACGAAATATCAGCGAAGCCGAGGCCGTGTCTTGCCGCGCCAGGAAGGGGTGATTGTAGGGCGTCGGAATCGCCGGGGGCACATTCGGTGACGCCTCAAAATTCGTACCATCTCCCCAGTAGTAGTTGGCCGCCAGCGTCGCTTTCTTGAAATAGCCGGTTTGTACCGTGGCACCGCTGAGGTGCTCGTGGTAGTCCTGATTCGCCGTGTTTGCTGGACAAAGCAAACTGAAGCCCAAGAAGCAGAAATCCTGCGGGCGCAGCCGCTCCCGCGTTTCTTCGTACGGGGTCACATAGATAAACGTCTGCCCCCGCCCTTGAACCGACAGATATGGAGCGTAGTCGGTGTCGAGGCGCAGGCCGGTATGGTCAAAATCGTAACGAACGTTCAGGGATGGCCCCCAACTCAAAACCCACCCTCGTTTCGGGCGGAAGCGGTAACGAGCCTCCTGCTTCGTTTCCCGAATGTCGACGCGATTCACGAATCCCGGAATCGTCACGAATCCCGTAGTGATGTCGTTGTACGTTCCTTCGTAGGCGAAGTGCAGACCCTCGCGCCGCAGTTGCAGTGTCTGCGCCGGTCCCGCGTAATAGTTGCCATGGCCCGCATTTCCCGAACTAAAGGGATAAAGGTTGGCTTCGCAGTTCAAGCTCAGCCTGCTCGAACTAACCACCGCCTGACCCTCCAGCGTCCAATTGGGATTCAGCTTCAAGTGCGTGTCGACGCCGCCGACGCGATTGAACTCGCCGGTCGTCGGACATTCCCAGTCGGTATAGATCGCGCCCACGCTGGACTGCCCGAAGATATCGCGGCTTACCCGTGCCACCGCGAAATATGAACGCATGCCGGAGAATGTGCTGAAGTCGGGCACGGCGAGCCCCGGACTGCGATCGTCTGCCGCGATCAGCCCAACCGAATACGGCCCGTCTTTCCCCGTGAGGCGAATTCCCGCGGAAGGATCGCCGATGCTGCGTGTAAAAAACAAGTCCATCGGTGTGCGAAAAAAATCTTCATTCTCCAAAAAGAACGGCCGCTTTTCCGGAAAATACACCGCGTAGCGCTGGTTCACTGTGATCTGCGGATCTTCCGACTCGACCTGGCTGAAGTCCGGGTTCGCGGTCGCATCCACCACAAAGTGATCATGGATCACGAACTTCGCGTCCATCCCCGGCTGGCCCTGCACTTCGGCATTTTGAAAGTAGGGATTCGCAGGATCGCGCGTGTCGAGCGCCCGGTATCCGCGCAGCAGCCCGTAAGGGATCAGTTCAATGCTGTGTCCAGGCGAAATTCCCTCCAGCCCATACAGCGTCGCGGCCTGCCCCAGGCGACCCTGCTGCCGCCTCGAAATCTGCGGCCAGAACGAATCCTCATTCCTGCGCCGGATTCCGCGATACAGAATGATTCCCCACACCTGCTCGTTCGTTGGCGGAAAGCGCAGGCTCTTGAACGGAATCGACATCTCCACCACATACCCGCGGCTGGTTGTCTTGCCGCGCGAGGTCCACACCGTATCGAATGAAGTATCGAAATTTCCGTTGACTTCGGCCCGCGCCGCCTCCGTCCAGATCGCGTCCCACTGCACGCCCAGCGGCGTCGTCTGAAAGGCGTAGGCGCGGCGCCGGTCGTGGAACGTATCGAGCATGATTTCCACCTGATCGTCGTCATAAATGTCTTCTCGCGGAGACATGCGCGCCCGCACTCGCCGGGGGTCGTCGAAGCACACGAACACCACATACAAATTCTTCTGGTCATAGCCCAGATAAGCGTTAGTGGGCTCGGAAACCCGTTCGCCATCGTGCGGTGACCGCTGCGTGAACCCCGTGGCCTTCGCCATACTTTCGGCGATTTCCCCCTGCGGCTGCATGCTGAGGAAGTCCTCAAGGGCCGGAGCATGCGTCAGCCGCGGTATGGTCAACGCGAGAGACGCCACTGGCGTTGCATGTAATAAGTTCGGCTGCACCGATGCCGAGGGAACCGCCTGCACGTTATTTTGTAAGGCAGGATTTTGATTTTGTAAGGCCGGATTTTGCGAGGCCACACTTTGCGCTCGACTTGGCAAAGCTCCGCAGAAAGCTGCTGTCGCCGAAATCAGCAACCATGCCGCCGCTCGCAGAGCTTTTAGCCGCATCGTGAGTATCAGATCCAGTCCCCGCTCGATCTGGAAACACTTTTGCCTCTGCTTCCAATCTTTTTTCTACCCTGCTCCTCACCCTGACCGGGCCGGAATCGAGCAAGATACACCATGGGGGCGCAGACAAAACAAGAAAATGATGTTTGTGAGGTTTGCCGAACAGGATACCACGGGCTTAATCCCGCGACCGGGGGTGATTTTGTGAGCCGCAGGTATGTCTTGCACCCTTTAGTTCTCGAAAAGGAAGCGAGGCAATTGAGATTGCCTGATAATGGACATTAGCGTTCCGGTCTTCAACTCCGAATGATTAGGAACCGGAACCGTGATGGTCGTCCCTTCGGCTCGCCTCTGCATCACAACGCACTGCCCCGTTGACGCACTTCAAGAAAGCCATGCTTTGCGAGGATAGCGCAAACCTCGCGTCCGGAAAGAACGCGAAGTCTACCCAACCTCGACCTCGAGCCGCGTCACGAACACCTCAGAGTGCCGGCGCCGTTCTATTTCGGTGGGATCCGCCGTCTCAAAAAACAGTTCGGCGGCTTCCTGTAAGTTTGCCCGCGTGGTCTCGATGGTGTCGCCCTGGCTCGCGATATCAAGCTCCGGACAAAGTCCTACATACCCATCGCCTTCGCGCTCAATGATCGCGGTTAGTTGCTGCGTTCGTTTCATTCGGGCACGCTCGTCTCATCTTAGAACAGCGAAGCCTGCCTCCGCGTTGGCACGATCTTGAAATACTCATAGGCCAACTGGGTCGCGACCCGCCCGCGGGGAGTGCGGTTCAAAAATCCAATCTGCATCAAAAAAGGTTCATAGATTTCTTCAATCGCGTCCGGTTCCTCCGCCAGCACCGCCGCCAGCGTATTCACTCCCACCGGCCCGCCTTGATATTTTTCGATGATCGTCCGCAGCAGCCGCCGGTCCACTTCATCGAAACCATACTGGTCCACTTCCAGCATTTCGAGCGCGGCCTTCGCGGTAGGCTCATCAATCTTGCCCCCGCCGCGGACTTGTGCATAATCGCGCACCCGGCGCAAAAGCCGGTTCGCAATTCTCGGCGTTCCGCGCGATCGCCCGGCTATTTCTTTCGCGCCCGCATCGTCGACCGCAACTCCCAGAATCTCCGCCGATCGCTCCACAATAATCTGCAAATCTTCCGGCGTATAAAATTCCAGTCGCAGCACAATTCCGAAGCGCGCCCGCAGCGGCGCAGAAATCAGCCCCGCGCGCGTGGTAGCGCCTACAAACGTAAACGGCTTCACCTCCAGAGTGTGCGTCCGCGCCGACGGCCCCTGCCCAATAATGATGTCGAGCTTGTAATCTTCGAGCGCCGAATAAAGCAATTCTTCCAGCACCGGTTGCAGGCGATGAATTTCGTCGATGAACAGCACCTGCTTGTCCTGCATGTTGGTAATGATCGCCGTCAGATCGCCCTTAATCTGCAGCAGCGGCGCCGCCGTCGGCTGAAAATGCACACCGAGTTCGTTGGCAATAATATTTGCCAGCGTCGTCTTGCCCAATCCCGGAGGCCCGTAAAGCAGCACGTGGTCCATGGCCTCGCGCCGCGAGCGCGCAGCCTCGATCGCCACCGCCAGATTTTCTTTGACTTTCTTTTGCCCTATGAACTCCGCCAGCCGCTGCGGCCGCAGCTTTAATTCAAACGACGAATCGTCCTCGACCGGCGCCGCCGAAACCAGCCGCTCGCGGTTCGCGTCCAGATTGGGATTATTCTTCGCAGTATCCACTGTTTCGGATGGTAGAACGAAATGCGAACCCACGCAATCGTCCTGGGCGCGTGGCCTCGCAAATTTCCCTTGACACAAATGTCAAGTGTGCTTTACATTCTCCACTGTCAAGCATGCTTGACACGGAGAACACAATGGACGCCAACCACAAGCGTTACCTCAAAGAATTCCTTCCCGCGATGGCCGCCTATGCTGTAGTCACCCTGATCTCGGTATGGGTGCTCAAGCAGCACGGCCACTCCCCGCTACGCTATCTGATCGCCATCACCCCGGTCGTTCCGTCGGGCTTCGCGATGTGGGCTGCAATCCGGTATTTTCGCGGGCTCGACGAGCTCCAACGCCGTATCCAGTTTGAAGGCTTGGCTTTCAGTTTTCTCGCCACCTGCCTGCTCACCCTTACCTGGGCATTGCTGCAAAACGCCGGCCTTCCGCCCGCCGACATAATCTGGGTGCCCCCACTGCTTATCTTCCTCTGGGGAATCGGCGGTTGCGTGGCCTCACGGAGGTACCGGTGAAAAACTCGGTGCGCGATCTCCGAGGCCAGCTCAGCTGGACCCAGGCCGACCTCGCCGGCAAACTCGGCGTCTCGCGCCAAACCGTCAACGCCATCGAAACGGAGAAGTATGATCCCAGCCTGCCCCTGGCCTTCAAGATCGCCAAAATTTTCCGGAGGCCGGTGGAGGAGATTTTCCGAGCGTAAATATACTTATATAGTAAATGCAGTAATGGTATAATCGCTATACTATGGCACTTAGTATCAAGAGTGTGGAGACAGAACGCTTGGCGCGCGAGGTGGCAGCTAAGACCGGAGAATCCTTAACGGCGGCCATTCAAAAGTCCCTCGAAGAGCGCCTTGAGCGGCTGAAGCAGCAGCGCCGCCATCAAATCCTGGTGGGGCAGCTGGAGGAAATCCTTCATCGCGTAGACCGGTTGCCTATCTTGGACTCTCGCCGCGCAGATGAAATCCTTGGCTACGACGAGCACGGGCTTCCGCGCTGACTTGAAAGAATGGTGATAGATACCTCAGCTCTCGCAGCCATCTTCTTTGCCGAACCAGAGCGCCGAACATTTCTCGATATCATCGCCGCTAGCGGTAGCCGGCTGATCTCTGCCGCTACTATGCTCGAAGCCGGAATCGTCATCGAAGCCAGACAAGGCGAAGCCGCCGGTCGTGAATTTGATCTTTGGGTGGTTCGCGCAAATCTACAAGTCGTGCCCGTAGACGCCGAACAAGCCGACTTGGCTCGCTCGGCTTGGCGCAAATACGGTAAGGGCCGGCATCCGGCTTCACTGAATTTCGGCGACTGTTTCTCTTACGCTCTCGCCAAGGTTTCTGGCGAACCACTATTGGCGAAAGGAGCTGACTTCAGTCTCACCGATATCCCGATTCAAAAGTGACATATCGAGGACGCGTCTCTATTTCGGGTACCACTCCAGCAGCCGCACCTCAATCCCAGTCCCTTCCAACCCTTTCTTGAACACCGCCAGATCCGATCCCCGATAGTGATACGGAATCACAATCCTCGGATGGAACGCCTTCACCGCGTCCGCCGCCTCTTCGGGAGGCATCGTGTAAGGCAGATTCATGCACACGAACGCCACATCGATATTCTTCAGCGCGCGCATCTCCGGAATGTTTTCCGTGTCGGCCGAGAAATAAAAGCGCTTGCCGCCATAAGTCAGAACGTAGCCATTGTCGCGCCCCCGGGGATGAAAGAGTTGTCCCGGAGATGGCCCGCGCTTCAGGTTGTAGGCCGGCACTGCCTCAATCGTCCACCCCTCCCACTGCTTGGTTTCTCCATTCGAAATCGGCTTTGCGGTGGTGACGGTTGCGACCACAGACGGCGGCGCCAGAATCTCCGTGCCGGCCTTGCTGACTTCCTTAATCAATTCGGGGTCCATGTGGTCTGCGTGGATGTGGGTAATTATAACGAGATCCGCTTTCGGCAGCCCTGACACCTTCGCTGGCTTCGCCGGATCGAGATAAATCGTCTTTCCTCCCGCCTCAATTAGAGTGCTGGCGTGATAGATCGGAGTAATCTTCACCGGACCGGCCGAGGTGGAAAAAGTTTGCGTGTCGGCCACGCCGGCAGACAACGCCGTGGCGAAGAAAACGCAGATAAGAATTAACAGGAACTTCATTTTCGGACCTCCGCGTCGATATTCTTTCGGCAAACGCTGTCTTCGCCGGATGGTACCACGACTCACGTGGCGACAGCCGCCTCGGCTGTCCTCTCAAGGCAATCGCTCTCTTGACATGTGACACATGATGTGTCACATTGTCTTTATGCCCTCGGTAAATATGCGTCAACTCCGCGATACCCGCCGCCTGAAAGCGTGGCTCCGCGCTGGAAAGACTGTCGAACTCCGCGACCGCGACAAACTCGTCGCAAGAATCGTGCCGGAAAATGAGACTCCAAAGAAGCCGGTGGAGTGGCCGGATTTCGCAGCGCGTCGCAAAGCCATGTTTGGCGATCGAGTTTTCCCGAACATCATCCTCGAAGATCGGGGACGGTATTGACGACTTACGCCGACACCAGCTTTTTGGCGTCGCTCTACCTGAAGGACGGCCACTCCAGAGTCGCTGATGATCTACTGCTGAACTTGACCGAGTGTTTTCTGACTCCGCTTCATCGAGCCGAGTGGTTCCACGCGATCGCTCAACACGTATTTCGGAGTGTCATCACAGAACTCAAGGCCGCAGAGCTGCACAGGATTTTTGAGCAGGACATGAAAACCGGCCCATGGCGAGAAGCGGCCGTGCCCGATCTTGCCTTTGATCTCTGCGCCGATCTGGGTAGCCGCTACGGTCCCAAACTCGGCATCCGAACTCTCGATACTCTCCACGTGGCCTGCGCTCTCGAGCTCAAAGCCGATCGCTTTTGGACTTTCGACGAGCGGCAGTTGAAGTTGGCCAAGGCTGTGGGACTGAAAACCGCCTGACTTTCGGCACAACCAAGGAACTCTTATAATCGCGAGAGTGAGTATGAGCGGAGAGGACCTCAGCACGACCATTTGCATGGATTTCTTTACCGATGCCACGCAGCAGGCGCGGGAGCGCCTGATGAGCGCAGGCTATTTCCTCGATGTGTCCGAAACCCCCGAACAGATATGCATCAAGTATTTCAACGTCGCCAAGCGTCGAATCAGTGCGCGGCCGCGCGCAATCCTACTCTCGAGGGAATTTCTCTGCCCTCCTGCATTTCAGACCGGTTTAGAGTGAGGTCCTGAGAAAGGCCGCCACCGGGGAAGATCTGAGGCCTCATCAGAGCCGAAACTTGTTAGCCGCAGACACGGACGATCCGCTCCTGAACGATTGGGACATTCAGCACCTTCATTTGGGAACCTCGCTCGATCCAGATGGTTTCGTGAACCGTAGCCGTCTTCCGGGTCGCGAAGAACCTCTGCTCTTCGCACGAGTTACCGACGCAACTGTTTATTGCATAAATGTCCTCGAACATGGCGCGTGGACGAGGCAGCAGATGGTAGATATTATTCATCGAAACTGGCCTGAATCGGTGCACGCCCCGGTCACGGGAGTCGCGCCTGAAAAAGTCACCGACGACAACATCCGGGCTCTGCGGAAGAGCGGTGTCAACGTAATACTGGCTGTAAGTGATGGAACTGGCTATTTCCCTTTTGGTGGGGGCTTCGCGGCGTCGGGAAAAAGCCTCGAAGTCGTTCGCGCGTGCCACCATGTCAAAAGGGGTTGCCGGAAAATCTTGAAGAGGCCGTCCGCAGGGTATTTCTCGTCCATCTAGGGAATACACACGAGAAAGGGACGCCGGTTACACGGCGATACGAATTCAGGTTGCTCATACGAAATGGTAGGAGCGTGGCGAAAGAAAGTCAGACGGGGATGTCAATCGATCTAGGGGATGGAGGGTTCAAGCCCCTATAGCCGACCGGTGCTACTCTTCCTCTTCCTTCACCTCACCCCGCTCCGCTTTCGCCTTCTCAATGATCTTTTCCTGCAACTGCCCCGGCACCACATCATAGTGATGCATTTCCATGTTGAAGCTGCCGCGGCCCTGCGTCATCGAGGTCAGTTCCACGCCGTAGGTCAGCATCTCCGACATTGGCACCTCGGCCTTCACCACTGTATTGCCGCCTTTATTATCCATGCCCTGAATGCGTCCGCGCCTGCTGTTCAGATCGCCCATGATCGATCCGGCAAAATCGTCCGGCACGGTTATTTCGACTGCCATCACCGGTTCCAGCAGTGTCGGCTTTGCCGTCTCCATCGCCTTGCGAAACGCGATGCGCCCCGCCATCTGAAATGACATGTCGTTCGAATCCACGTCGTGATACGAGCCGTCATACAGAATCACGCGAAAATCGACCACCGGATACCCCGCCAGATGTCCGCGCGCCGCGGCATCCTTAATTCCTTTTTCAATCGCCGGAATATAGTTCTTCGGAATCGCCCCGCCAAAAATATCGTTCACAAATTCAAATTGCCCGCCCCGCGGCAGCGGCTCCATCTTGATCTTGCAATCGCCATACTGCCCGTGCCCGCCAGTCTGCTTCTTATGCCGCCCCTGAACGTCGGCCTTACCGCGAATCGTTTCGCGATACGGCACCTTCGGCGCCTTCAGCACCACTTCGGTGTGATAGCGCTTCTTCAGTTTCGCCACCACGACTTCAATGTGCTGCTGCCCGGTCCCCGCAATCAAAAACTCCTGCGTCTGCGGATCGCGGAAGAACCGCAGCATGGCATCCTCTTCCATCTGCCGGTGCAGCCCCGGCCCCAACTTATCTTCATCCGCCCGGCTCTTGGGCTCAATCGCAAAAGTGATCGCCGGCTCCGGCAGCTTCACCCTCGGATACTGAATCGGTGCCGCCTTATCGCCAAGCGTATCGCCGGTCAGTGTGTCCTTCAATTTCGCGACCGCGCCAATATCCCCCGCGTGCAACTCGTTCACCGGAATCGCCATCTTGCCC
Proteins encoded:
- the ruvB gene encoding Holliday junction branch migration DNA helicase RuvB, producing MDTAKNNPNLDANRERLVSAAPVEDDSSFELKLRPQRLAEFIGQKKVKENLAVAIEAARSRREAMDHVLLYGPPGLGKTTLANIIANELGVHFQPTAAPLLQIKGDLTAIITNMQDKQVLFIDEIHRLQPVLEELLYSALEDYKLDIIIGQGPSARTHTLEVKPFTFVGATTRAGLISAPLRARFGIVLRLEFYTPEDLQIIVERSAEILGVAVDDAGAKEIAGRSRGTPRIANRLLRRVRDYAQVRGGGKIDEPTAKAALEMLEVDQYGFDEVDRRLLRTIIEKYQGGPVGVNTLAAVLAEEPDAIEEIYEPFLMQIGFLNRTPRGRVATQLAYEYFKIVPTRRQASLF
- a CDS encoding type II toxin-antitoxin system VapB family antitoxin, which codes for MALSIKSVETERLAREVAAKTGESLTAAIQKSLEERLERLKQQRRHQILVGQLEEILHRVDRLPILDSRRADEILGYDEHGLPR
- a CDS encoding type II toxin-antitoxin system HicB family antitoxin, with protein sequence MKRTQQLTAIIEREGDGYVGLCPELDIASQGDTIETTRANLQEAAELFFETADPTEIERRRHSEVFVTRLEVEVG
- a CDS encoding type II toxin-antitoxin system VapC family toxin, which gives rise to MVIDTSALAAIFFAEPERRTFLDIIAASGSRLISAATMLEAGIVIEARQGEAAGREFDLWVVRANLQVVPVDAEQADLARSAWRKYGKGRHPASLNFGDCFSYALAKVSGEPLLAKGADFSLTDIPIQK
- a CDS encoding helix-turn-helix transcriptional regulator; amino-acid sequence: MKNSVRDLRGQLSWTQADLAGKLGVSRQTVNAIETEKYDPSLPLAFKIAKIFRRPVEEIFRA
- a CDS encoding MBL fold metallo-hydrolase, with protein sequence MKFLLILICVFFATALSAGVADTQTFSTSAGPVKITPIYHASTLIEAGGKTIYLDPAKPAKVSGLPKADLVIITHIHADHMDPELIKEVSKAGTEILAPPSVVATVTTAKPISNGETKQWEGWTIEAVPAYNLKRGPSPGQLFHPRGRDNGYVLTYGGKRFYFSADTENIPEMRALKNIDVAFVCMNLPYTMPPEEAADAVKAFHPRIVIPYHYRGSDLAVFKKGLEGTGIEVRLLEWYPK
- a CDS encoding DUF5916 domain-containing protein, encoding MASLALTIPRLTHAPALEDFLSMQPQGEIAESMAKATGFTQRSPHDGERVSEPTNAYLGYDQKNLYVVFVCFDDPRRVRARMSPREDIYDDDQVEIMLDTFHDRRRAYAFQTTPLGVQWDAIWTEAARAEVNGNFDTSFDTVWTSRGKTTSRGYVVEMSIPFKSLRFPPTNEQVWGIILYRGIRRRNEDSFWPQISRRQQGRLGQAATLYGLEGISPGHSIELIPYGLLRGYRALDTRDPANPYFQNAEVQGQPGMDAKFVIHDHFVVDATANPDFSQVESEDPQITVNQRYAVYFPEKRPFFLENEDFFRTPMDLFFTRSIGDPSAGIRLTGKDGPYSVGLIAADDRSPGLAVPDFSTFSGMRSYFAVARVSRDIFGQSSVGAIYTDWECPTTGEFNRVGGVDTHLKLNPNWTLEGQAVVSSSRLSLNCEANLYPFSSGNAGHGNYYAGPAQTLQLRREGLHFAYEGTYNDITTGFVTIPGFVNRVDIRETKQEARYRFRPKRGWVLSWGPSLNVRYDFDHTGLRLDTDYAPYLSVQGRGQTFIYVTPYEETRERLRPQDFCFLGFSLLCPANTANQDYHEHLSGATVQTGYFKKATLAANYYWGDGTNFEASPNVPPAIPTPYNHPFLARQDTASASLIFRPMKPLKIENSYLFERLRANNATYLFSQSQFPGAGRGIFNDHILRSKVNWQFTPQLSVRVILQYNGLLAGAPALGSPYTYLPTQKELNADFLITYLVHPGTAIYIGYNSDLQNLDVQPGIGVFPRGTGYLNDSKQFFVKASYLFRF
- a CDS encoding type II toxin-antitoxin system VapC family toxin yields the protein MTTYADTSFLASLYLKDGHSRVADDLLLNLTECFLTPLHRAEWFHAIAQHVFRSVITELKAAELHRIFEQDMKTGPWREAAVPDLAFDLCADLGSRYGPKLGIRTLDTLHVACALELKADRFWTFDERQLKLAKAVGLKTA
- the rpmE gene encoding 50S ribosomal protein L31 — encoded protein: MKAAIHPAYNEVRVHCACGNTFMTRSTHKGDIGVEICSNCHPFFTGKSKLMDTAGRVERFRRKYAKATPAKS